The genomic interval TGATGTGATGTAATGTTCGTGCCTTTATCTTCCTGAAGCATGCCGCTCTCTCTTTGAAACATATTccagtttaaatattttgagtctccaatattattgttttgaagcttccaaatgcagtcttttagaagaacggagcttgctttgttcaattgcttgccatgaatttctctcagacTGATGATCAATCAGGCTATCtagctaggctatatttatagcaattttcTCCGACTTCaaatgcatccctgagttgcctttccatcttttttattattttgtggagcaaaacattgttttcttgtagcaagctaaagttaagctttagcttgagggggagtgttgtaCCATTGCCGGCTGGACGTTTTGTCAATAGGAGGAGGGAGTGTTTGAGTGACAGGAGTAGAATCACCGGGTCATTAGGTGGGGGAACAGATGGGCCAGAATAGCTAGTACCTTGTTCATTCGCCATTTCAGATTCAGCTTGGTTATCGTCTTCAGATTGTGAAAATTGACTATTACTACTTTCACCTTGAGCACTAAAAGAATTCAGCATGTTCTGCTGGAAGTTTCAGACTTAGAAACACCTGAAACCTTGTCAAACTCCTTAGATGCTTTACTATTTGCATCCTGAACCTTTCTTGCAATATCTGCTTCCTTGTCAAAATCATCTTTAGAAGGAACATCTTCCACTACGACACCATCGGTATCACTATCATCTCCATGATCAGATTGTTTGTCAACATGCTCGACATCATCCTCAGTACCCAGTCAACAGCTATGAGACGAGTCCCAAACTATGATCCATTGAGTTTCCGAATGGCACTTTCATTGTGGCCCTTGCTTCCGCATAAAACTACCGCCTTtattgcgatttatattttccTAAAATCTTAACCACCTTAATTGTGGTCCTTTTGCCGCCTTCATTGCGGTTTCTATTTTCGTGAAAtcttagccaccttcattgtggTCCTTTTGCCGCCTTCATTGCGGTTTCTATTTCTTAACCACCTTCATTGTGATCCTTTTGCCGCCTTCATTGCGGTTCCGCCTTCATTGCAGTTTCTATTtcttagccaccttcattgtggcCCTTTTTGCTGCCTTCATTGCAGCAACTTGAGACTTCTTTTTGGCCTAATTTGCACTCCATATAACTCCTCCCATGACAACCTTGCAGAACTTCTAACTAAAGGGCTGAACAGTAGCAACTTTGAAAGAATTGTATTCAAGCTGGGAATGGAGAACACCTATtcaccagcttgagggggagtgtcaaaatatgtttctgtttaatatccctcaagtatagggatttagttgaataggagtactagtagggatttagttatatatgagtaattataggatttggttgtttagtaatctagtataaatatatctaatgtattaccaatatatttcaagtttcaataaatatgattttattctaattcttgACAGGAAGTATCTGCCACAGATTATAGTGAGGAAAGTGGAGTATCCATGCATCATAGGTAAATACTGTTTACTGATTTATCAGGAAAAAACGCCTAAATTATCTAATCCTATAGAAACATTTGTTGCCACCCTCAATCTTATAAAACTTGGGCTAAATAtctcaattttgtttttcttcaatCCGAATTTTCATAGATAACACAAGATTCAACCTTCTCTTTGGTTGCACTTTGTTTCCTTCAGATTTCTATGATCTTCTACTCAACACTTTTGTTCGTATTCCCTAATAAACAAACTTTTTAATGTGTAGGTCAAGATGATTCCAAACATGTATAGCCCTCTTTTACCATTCAAGTTAAAATCCTTCCCAGCTGCAAACCCCTCAAAAAACAGCACATACAAACACTAATAATCGATAATCAATGTTAAAGATAGGTGCTTCTGCTTCAGTTCTCTTTCCCATTCGCACTACAGCAGGACCTCTATGAAACATGTATAGCCCTCTTTTACCATTCAAGTTTTAAAATCCTTCCCAGCTGCAAACCCCTCAAAAAACAGCACATACAAACTAATAATCGATAATTAATGTCAAAGATAGGTGCTTCTATTTCAGTTCTCTTTCCCATTCGCACTACTGCAGAACCCTCTATGAAACCCAAGTttatacacacacaaaaatgcAAACTATGCACAGAGGGGTACTACTACTTATAAACTCttttcaatgtgggacttgagtTTTTCCCAATACACTCTTCATGTCAAACACTAATGGACTTGCTGTGTGGATAATATGATGGGTGACCCGAATTGATATGCTTTGATACCATATTAAGTTTTTGATATTGAGCTAAAACCATCTGTATAAAACCGGTTTGTAAGGTGAAGAGTGTTACTCTTTATAAACTATGTTCAGGCCTTATCCCTATTCAATGTGGATTGTGGGGCTTGAATTTTTCTTGATAGAAGGAGAtttctaaattctaaaataaaaaattaaataaaatatacaagcTTAAATAAACCCTCCACTATTAACTTCATGCATGTGAGTACACTAACTGTAGTTCTCAAGAAACTTTTGTTTCTATCAAACAGAAAAATTGTGACTCCCAACTTATCATATTTCGAATGTGAGTCTTATATGCACCAAGACAGTCGTGAAAACCGCCATTACCCATTATTAAACTAGGATTCATAGTAAAcacattctaaaaaaatatagtttgtaCATTCAAAAGTACCTGAGACAATGCTTCTGACATGTAGTAAAGTGGTTTATATGCAGATTTATCGATTTTCCTAGCAGCATGGCAGTCCCTTGTAGCCATATGAGCATCGTTTTTCCACTTCCTCTGGATGTGGAAGAAATTTCAAAAGATGTTCCATTCagcaaaattgaaaaacaaaactgaacagaaaggaaaagaaaaattagtGATATTGAGAAGAACCTTGAGCAATAGTGCAGCACGTGTACACAAGCATTCATGTTTTAGTGCAGGCCCAATAATATGATTGTAGCCATTCAAAACTTCATTGCATGCCTCAATTCCATAATAGGGTGTCCCCTCCTCCAATGACTTCTTAGcatattttattagtttcctACACTTGTCAAGCTGTAAAACCCAATTAATTAACAATAACACAATGCAAAACTAAAGGAAAGTTATTTAGTTACAGCACAGATCTACAGCAAAATCCCTTATAGATATATTCCAAAAACTAATCAAAAAATGATACACTGCATACCTTTGCAGCAATGTTCTTTTTAGTAGGAAAACCATTTGGGAAGACATTAGACACAAAAGGCTGCAATTCTGCCCCATTAACTATTGGAGAGTAAGTCGTCAGCTTTGAAACATCTCCTGAAGTATATTGCATCTCATTCACTCCAGCTGCATATTGCAAGAATAAGCATAATGTCAACAACTTTTACAGTCCCAACAAACAGGCAAGTAACGGAATAGATGATGCTACAGCTGAAGAGTAGGAGCTAGTTTGGACAATTTACAATAAGGACTTGTGCAAAAAGACATAATTTGCCGAATGCTACAATAATTATGGGTCTTTTAAACAAAAACTTCGTATATAAGTTGAAATTAGTGTCAACATCTTAACTTTTTTGGAGGCTTGCCCATTTAACTTCTCCATAAACAATTACAAGCTTATAATAAAGATGTTTATCCTAAGTGAAGAACCATAAAACTCATTTTAATTGAGAAGtgcttttttcaaaaaaaaaattgagaagctcccataaactataaattaattcaaactaGGCCTCGATCTTCGAGAACATTTAAAATCACTCTGTACCAAAAATCTAACAATAAATTTGCAGTGCATCAAATAAAACCTGTCAACAAAATAAATGATGCTGATTAAAAGGGTTATTTTAGAAAGGAGGTGCCCATTTAGgatataatatgcatcaaaatgatataataagaaATAGACAGAGGTTAAAAAATATGCAAGAAGTACAGTCGAAGCTAAGGGAAGAGCCCCAAATATATGCAAGATTAACATGTTCACTTACATTGATAAACCAACAAAGTGACACACAGCATGAAGTGGCCTCTTCAAAACCCAATtctaaaaaaatggaaaaaaattacttatttaaccttatttattttgtttaaagttTCAATATTTGACCAACCGTAGGAATACTATACACCGCACAGCACTCTTTTTTTGTATGTCATTGACTATGTGAGTTAAAGATTCCAATGATATCaagcataaataaataaataaataaataaataagatgaCAGTGTGCAAAACAATTTGCACAGAAAAACTGCTGCATAATTAGACTGCTATTAACACCCAAAACAATCTGAACAAGGGCACATTATTTCATACTATCTGTGGATATATAACTATGAATAAACAAGAAACAAGGTATAGTGTAGAACGATTTACCATGATTTACATTCATCAAGTAAACATGCTCTCCACTATAGCTGAGGAGAACTTCGCATCCATCAGGACTAAACGCAACATGAGTTAAGTGCAAGCTTGGATGTCCCTGGAAGAAAAGGACACAGTATGAGTGcaagaatatttaattaaagtAGAAGGAAAGACTTAAACCTGTATAACATATCAAGGAAGAAAATGGACGAGAGAATATGATATTTTCTAGAAACCAAAGTATATGCGGCATTAAGTCAGTAGCATGATAAGAGGAGTTTGCTTCAAGGTATAGAATCAAATATACTCACAAGTATGTTGGCTAACTACATAATGTTCCTACGAATAGTTTTAAACTTTATTTGttcagaaataaaaaattcaaaaatagaaaataatggTAGAATGAGGTAAAAGTAGAAAGTTATAGTTGGTcgatgttttaaaataattatattcccATCGGAATGCAAGATTATCATCTTTAATTTATCATGGTAATGAAAAAGTGAGAAACCATGAGTGGAGTATGTTCCTAGAGAATACATGATACGATAGCATTTTCTTTAACATTTGTATGAGACATGGGAATATTACATCCCAAACTCATTTTCCTGGGAATAGCACTCATCCACGAGATTATTTATGCTTCTGATAAAGTATATTATTACAATTCACAATCATATTTTAAGGTAcgaaaaaaattctaaatggaTACAAGGTGTTAAAATTCCTACCCTCACCCTTTATCAGGCTTTCTCCAATGGAGAAAGTAGAAAGCGTAGGTTAACACGAAGATGTGAGTTTTCGTTTGACCCAAAAgaaaagcttttatcagacatGAGAACGAAAGAAATGCAGGAGAAAAATGCATGAAAAAACAGAGCTTGCCAACATATCTGTTTTTCCTATGATGGCATGGTCTCTGTTTTAGACTACCTACTACATTGGACAGTACTTTATTCAAAAGCGGATAATAGTAGACTAATAAAGCAAAGGACTAACACGATCAGAAAGATGCATTGGACAGAAATAATTAACACAAGGAGGTGGAGGCATTCTTTTCCCACAGGAGCTTAAAGGTGGTAGCATCCTTCTATCATACAGACGTGCAAAGGCATCACtgcaagaagaagaaaacctAAAGTCAGTTTGAAATAGAAAACTGAACTAAATTACATATGGGTTCACCAGAGATATTTACCTCCCACCAACAAGGAGCAAATGAGGTCTAGCTGAACTAATGTCACAAGATTTTAAAGCAAGGACTTGTTTAGGAGGATCGCCAAGGGACCGTTTAGCTCCATTCCGTAAATCAAGCTGGCATTAACCATAAAATTGGAAGTCAATAAATGAAAAACACTGTGGTGTTCAGCTACAGAAAACAATGATCATAATACGCTGACTTCTTGACTATCTCCAGTGGAAAAGCCAAATAATTAGTAGCAAAACTGTTGAGATCCGATCCTATCTAATTCCAGAGGATAACAAAACGCAATAGTGAGACCATCACGAGACTGAAGATTTTTAGTGTatggaaaataaatataaatacataaaaaagaaaacaacttttattaaaaaaaatcagaaagatTTTACACATCCAGACAAAGTTCAGTAGAACTCAAAATGGACAATTAATTAAACCACTTACTAGAACATTGTGACATTCTTGGTGTGAAGATCCTGCCAGAGGACAAGAGGTACCTTCCCGAAAATCATGTTGTCTTAAGGTTCCATCCTCACTAGCACTCCATACCACATTGGGGTTTCCATTTTCAACCTGCAAAATAAGAACAGATAAGACATTGAAATACATTTGTTTTCCTTTACCCCCGTTAATGTAATGTTATTGAAACTACTAACTCAAGATTTTCATAGACCACATAACTTACAGCCAATTTCTTGACTCTACGAGTGTGGCATTGGTAAAGTGCTGATGGAGCAATGGCATTATCATTAAATCCACTCCCACTTAAGCGAGACCTATTGAATAACCGAACCTGCGAACAATAGGAAAAATATATGAAGTTAGGGAATTAAAAATGCATTAGCTgctaaaaatatcaaatgaatCATTACTTCAGCATCTCCAGCTCCAGAGGCTACAAGCTCATCAGAAGTTTCTGGTATGAACTTAGTACAGAATATATTTGCAGAATGTCCGGTGTCAATTGATTGCAGTAGTTTCTGACCAGAATAACTCCAAATGTTGATCTGCAAAATTTCATGCAAACAATTAAATGAGATATAATCCCATATTGTACGCACTATGAAGAATTGCAGATAATTTCAAATCTTCTTTTACGTTTAGTTTCCATCAAACATATGAGATAATGGTTAAGATGAGAAAAGAAATGTATCATACCCGCGTATCATCTGATCCGGATATCAATAATGAACCGTTTGAATTCCAAGCCACAGCATTGACACAACCAAAATGCCCCTGTTCAAATCACGAGCAAAAGGATAGTCATCAAAAGGCAAAAAAAAGAGGATTCATAGAATCTCAACTAGGGTAAAATGCTCAGCAAATGAAGCAGGCTGTTAGAAACAGTGGAAGAGAATGTATGTTGCAATCTATGGTAAGGTAATAACAGCATTTCTAAGAAAATGATACCTATATGAAATCAATATATAAATACAGTAATAAATTGAGACATGTTACCAACCTCTAACTCTTTATCTTGAGAAAGCCTCCGAATCAAGGAAGAGTGTGTCTGCAAACTCTGATTAACATCCTATAGGCAAAACAAAAACAGCATTTTATCGGTCAAGATAAAAACGACACGGTAAATAATCATAAGCTAAAATCAGAACAAGTCTTTAATCAAATGATCGTCTATCGGATTGAAAATCGGAATCAGCAAGGTAATCGTGAAGTATTAAGCtaattttttgagtttaaaaGAAAAGGAGAGAAATAAAGGGAAAGTAAAGGAAGAGGGATACAGGACGAGTGTGAAGGAATCGAGAGTCGAGAATATTGTGAATGTTGCCATCGAGAAAGGGATTGGAGTCCATTGTAGAAGAAGCGAGATTCTCTGTATCGGAAATCGCTTGCGACTGCGACTGCGCTGAGAGTGAGAGGAAGTAAAAGTAGCTAATTCGATCAGCCTGATTTTCATCAATTGCTGCTGAGGCGGTTATATTTGGAACCCCTTACACAGTTTACACCCCCAACACACTTCCTTCATTCACTTCTCATAATAAAACGTAAATCCACTTTTTATTCTTTTGGTACAAAAGGTAAATCAAAAAGTGTTTAATGAATCGTCGTAAATTTTTGTCAACCAAAGAAAATAACTAATTTcatgtttattaaaaaattaattgaatataattaatatttttaatttcacaaaTAGTATAATTGTATTTCCAAAGTATCGTTCAAATAAGATGTTTAGTCCTAATAAAATGACggttattaaaatttaaaaattatatttattattttaaaataataattattaaataataataaaactataaaatagtttttctaaagataaaattataatttttaatatttaaaatattatatatatatatatatatatatataaatatgtatataaaattaaaaaattgcaagAATATCACTTGCGGTTCCGGTGCGGGTGGATACTATCCCAAACCCGTCCTTATGTCCGAATTTAAATGTCGAGAAAAATCAGCACTCGGACATGCACCCAATTAATTAAAGCGGATTTTCCCGCCAAAATCAAACGGGTTTAGATGGGTATCCGCGGATACGGATTTTATTGTCATAGTAGAGAGGATCAACCCATGAAAAAGTATTATTCCTATTCTTTTTAGCGTCATGCTAAAATTATAACCATTATATTCAAGTTGTATGTTGTTGCAATATACAAGTTTTGCATTAGGTTGacacaaattttttttgagaatttcaaattttgagttTCTCTAAAGTtgtatattcaaaatattttaattctttaatttttaaaaataatatttttatccaaaaaacttaaaaatatggaattgatttaattttatttaaaaataattttcacatcgtaattttaaaataaattgaaaaaaatagaataatttagaGTTGtggaaattcaaaaaaattgcaaagaaaaactaaaacaggATAAAATGTTTTTATGTGAAAATGTGAGCACCACAATTTGAGGGAAATACATTATCTTATGCTGAAAATAACATGAGAGCAGAGGCGGATGTTTTACAAGAAATTACATAACTATTTCTAAAGAATTCGATACGTTTTGAAAAGTTTTCCTAAAAGATTATTACTCCATCCaatcttaaatatataagtaaaaattcattttttttttatttttgttcatataTTCCAAAGAGagtaagattaaaataaatttattagttgATCGACCAAAAAATTTATTCGAATATTTTCTGTTGAAATTTCCTCACTAAATATAAGATGGGTCAAGTGATTGATATTGAAGTTGTGAAACTTGTGATTCAATGATGGTCCATTTAGACTAGGTTAGAAGACCATTGTTTTCTCTTTCTGTACACTACTTTGTGggttaaatgttatttaaatCCACAACAAAGCAATGATCTAACAGTCAAAGTATCACGTGGAATTTTTGCTAAAAAACAAAGGTTTTCAGCGGGTAAAGTAGAATAAGTTTGGCaagaaaataacaatatttttttaaaagcttaCTCACTAACCAAAAcagattaattaaataactaatggAATAAAGATAacacaaatataatatatttcccGCAAGCATATCATATGCACTACTAGTTATCTCTTGTAAGTCTATtcataatattatatatcaaatatagaacaattgaacaaatgaaaaacctTAAGACTCTCTAATtacatacataaataataaactGTGACTAAATAATACAACTGTTAAAAAAGATGCAAAATATTTAACAGCTGGTGGTAATTACTCAGTCCATGCCAATAGCATGGACTATTCATTGATCACCCATCTTCAACTTATGATCCACCTTATAGTTTTGCATTAGGTTGttgactatatatttttttatttttttataaattatttatagctTATCTCTTGCTTTCTTTTTTGGGTATTGAATTGAGGGGACACCTTCCATAAAACACACATAATGTATAATGTCCTTTTATGGAAAAAGTATCTTATggattatgatgatgatgataaaatTCTACTATAAAAGATCTTCTCCACAGGTTTTGTTTGGCTTCCTTCTCTTAGCATCTGGGCTACTATGTGAAGATGAACATGAACCAGCATTTGTTTCATCACTTTTGTAGCTGAAGCACAAAGTATTATCCAAAACACCTATTGGGCTTTGAGGCACACAAGGGATAGTAGATGCAACAATTGAATCCTTAACAGATGCATTGTTCAATGACAACTCTTGAACCTTTTCAATACACTTCAATAGTCTCTCCTGCAATAACAACACAAATTACACATTgtaaatatcaattaaacaacGTCGTCGATTAAATTGCACATTAAACAACATTATTGTCATTTTGAATGGACCACAGGGTTTACCTTTTCTATGTGTTGAATCAGAGTAGAAATTGCTTTGTTAGTATCAATTGCTTGGGTTTCGGAAACAACACATGTTGCAACTGCCGCTGCAATCTCTGATGGTTTGAATTCCAAGAAGTCGATACCTGCATTGAATTCACACAATCAAAATTAATCAACTCCAATTCCTATAATTCATGATTTAATTTTACTGCAGAGATTAGTTATTCTAGCAGTTAAGGAATTATTTTGTGCAATGAAGTTAATACCTTTAATGGTGCTTATTATAAGTTGGGTAGATTGTGAAATTGAAGATCTTAATGAACTCTGATCATCATTAATCTTAGAAAGGAAATATTCAATGAATGAGAAAGGAGTAATTGATTGCATTCTCCACTTCAATGTGGTCAGTATTAGAAGTTCCATTCGCTGTATGGTTTTAGCTTCAAATACAAACTTCGAATCACCAACCTAAACGAAAGAATCAATATAGATCAGCATATGCAACATGAATAGATTGAATTAACAAACACAAAGCATTTAAAATGACAAGTTCCTACTTGTAAATCAAGAGTTTGCGGAACATCGGTCTCCTCTACTTTGGCTGCCAAAGATAAGCAGGATACAGCCAACAATTGCATTGTCCAAGTTCTTCCCTTCTATGA from Cicer arietinum cultivar CDC Frontier isolate Library 1 chromosome 5, Cicar.CDCFrontier_v2.0, whole genome shotgun sequence carries:
- the LOC101502981 gene encoding protein ALTERED SEED GERMINATION 2, translating into MDSNPFLDGNIHNILDSRFLHTRPDVNQSLQTHSSLIRRLSQDKELEGHFGCVNAVAWNSNGSLLISGSDDTRINIWSYSGQKLLQSIDTGHSANIFCTKFIPETSDELVASGAGDAEVRLFNRSRLSGSGFNDNAIAPSALYQCHTRRVKKLAVENGNPNVVWSASEDGTLRQHDFREGTSCPLAGSSHQECHNVLLDLRNGAKRSLGDPPKQVLALKSCDISSARPHLLLVGGSDAFARLYDRRMLPPLSSCGKRMPPPPCVNYFCPMHLSDRGHPSLHLTHVAFSPDGCEVLLSYSGEHVYLMNVNHAGVNEMQYTSGDVSKLTTYSPIVNGAELQPFVSNVFPNGFPTKKNIAAKLDKCRKLIKYAKKSLEEGTPYYGIEACNEVLNGYNHIIGPALKHECLCTRAALLLKRKWKNDAHMATRDCHAARKIDKSAYKPLYYMSEALSQLGRHKEALEFAVASHSLAPSKAEVAERVANVKKDIVLAETEKNSKTNNVASRIDGRGGRILSLSDILYRSEANSDSSQDDQRSERDDSDYDEELELDFETSVSGDEGHDSDSNILHESLNLRIHRRGDSRENVGASGSCESPSSSSSQNGRASYQPEAAIDMKQRFIGHCNVGTDIKQASFLGQRGEYVASGSDDGRWFIWEKRTGRLMKMLNGDESVVNCIQCHPFDFVVATSGIDSTIKIWTPSAPVPSSVAGGSAGPETGDVLDAMENNQQKLSRNRDSLLPFELLEPFRMHEFPEGSLRLRPFECAQS
- the LOC101502667 gene encoding cyclin-D4-1-like; the protein is MAPSFDCVSSLLCTEDSSVFDDAQFEDTMEEDSWRPRYQHQTNQNHSVPDEMPLQSEECLMLMLEKECQQWPGSDYLNRFKFGDDLDFGARNEAIDWIQKVQSYFGFGPLCAYLSINYMDRFLSAYELPKGRTWTMQLLAVSCLSLAAKVEETDVPQTLDLQVGDSKFVFEAKTIQRMELLILTTLKWRMQSITPFSFIEYFLSKINDDQSSLRSSISQSTQLIISTIKGIDFLEFKPSEIAAAVATCVVSETQAIDTNKAISTLIQHIEKERLLKCIEKVQELSLNNASVKDSIVASTIPCVPQSPIGVLDNTLCFSYKSDETNAGSCSSSHSSPDAKRRKPNKTCGEDLL